Within the Rhizobium sp. BG4 genome, the region GAAATAATCCCGGTCTATGACCGGCGTGACCTGGTAACCGGTATCCATCAGAGCCTTGCGCACTTCGAGCTGCTGTTCACGGTTGTCGACGGCGAAGGCGATGTGGTGAACGGATCCGGCGCCCTGCCGGGCAAAGGGCGTCGTTGGCAGGAGCTGAAGGTCGATCGTGTCGGCGCCGTTTCCGCCCGGAATGATGAAGCGCGTGACGTCGCCTTCCTTTTCAGCGCGCTGGTAGCCCATGAACCCGAGCAGTTCTTCCGTCGCAGCCGTATCGTGCAGGCGGAAGCGAGCGCCGGCAAAACCGCGGATAGCAGCATCGTCCGGGATACCGCGACCAAGCCAGGGGGACGAGCGGCGGTCGTCGGCCGCTTCGATCAGCGCCAGGCTGTCGCCGTCCGGGCCCATGAAGCGAAGCCGCCTGGCTCCGAAGATTGTGTCTGCTTCCAGCCCATCGACGCCTTGCGAGGCCAGGCGGTCGCGCCAGAATTTCAGCGAACCTTTCGGCACGGAAAATTGCGTCTCGCCGACCTCGCCGACCCCGGGGCGGCCAAGCATCATGTTCTGAAAGGGAAAGTAGGTCATCACCGTCCCGGCGCTACCGGTCTCGTCGCCGTAATAAAGGTGATAGACGCTGGGATCGTCGAAGTTCACCGTCTGCTTGACGCGGCGCAGGCCGAGCGTATTTGTGAAGAAGTGGTTATTCTGGCGTGCGTCCGACGCCATAGACGTTACGTGATGCAGTCCCTTGATGTCCTTGATCATGTCGATGCCTTTCTCTCAGCACGGATGATTGTTGTGTGAAGGCAATCTAGGCCCGTTGATGACCAGGCGGAATTGCAATACTTGTTTTGAACGAATTGCGATTTTTGAAATAATGATATGAACGACTACAAGGCACTCCGCACCTTCCTCCTCGCCGCTGAGAAGCGGAACTTCGCCCAGGTGGCCCGCGAACTCGACATGACGCCCGCTGCCGTAACGCGAGCCATCGCCGCCCTGGAGGCAGAGCTCGGCGTTCAGCTCTTCGTGCGCACCACGCGCCAAGTGTCCCTCACCACCGACGGCGCGATCTTTGCTGCGCAGATCCAACCCGCGGTAAAGACGCTGGAGGATGCCCGACGCGAAGTGATGAACGCCCACAAAGCCGAGGAAGGACGCCTCAGGATCAGCGCACCGACCTGGTTCGGGAAGGTCGTGCTGCCGACGATCCTTTCCGGATTCAAGGAGCGCTATCCGAAGATCAGCTTCGAGATCTCCCTGTCTGACGGCCTGATCAACATCGTCGACGACGATTACGACCTGGCGATCCGCATCTCCTCGCAGCCCTCCGACAAGTTCACGATCTGGAGGAAGATCCGCGTCGTGCCGCGCATCCTTGTTGCCGCGCCCGGCAGCCGCTTCGTCACCATGTCGCATCCCAACGAACTGACGCCGGACGATTGCCTTGCCTATAGTGGAGAAAGCCGGCGGGAGAACTGGGTTCTGTCGGATGGTGGCTCAAGCATCGCAATATCGGCGGGGCGAGCGTTCAGCGCCAATAGCGGCGAGGTGCTCGCGGAAATGGCCGCAGACGGGGCAGGTGTCGCCCTGCTTCCGGGGTTCAACATCGCCGAGCACATCCGCAGTGGACGGCTCGTGCATGTGTTCAAGGGATGGGCGCCGCCAGATCTGTGGCTCACCCTTTACTATCCGCCCTACCAGGCTCTGCCGCCGCGTATTGCCTCCTTTTCGAAATTCTTCGAAGAGCAGGTGGCGGCGCATATGGTCATGCTGGATTGACAGGTAGCGGGAGAGCCTGAAGCTTCGTTGCCACAAGTTCCTGTAACTGCCATAGGTTCCGGTCGAAGATTTGGCGTTCTGCAAGATCAACGACGGTGCGATGCAGGTATTCCGCACAAGACCCGGCCGGTCCGCAGGCCTGGGCAATCAGCGCCGCCGCCTGTTCGAGAGGTACCTTTTGGGTCAGTGCTGACCGCGTCGGGCTTGCCCAGAATGTCAATGCGCGACGGGGTCCTGCCGGTGTCCGGACCCTGACCCAACGGACCATATCGCAAACTTCGACATAGCGGATTTCGCGGGCCAGGAGCCTACGTAGATCTTCCTTCTTCGACGCGCAGGCAAGCTTGAGGATCAGGCCGGTGCAGCTTCCTCCCGGCTGAAGGGCAAGCATAAGACCCGGCGCATCCGAGGTCGCCCGCAGCCGTTCGATCCTCAATGCGAACGCACGGTGCCATCCGAACGCGACGGCTCTTTCGAAGCCCGCCACGTCGAACCCGGGGTTCCACATCAGCGAGCCATAGGCAAACACCCAAATCTCTTGATCGCGCGCTTCCTCATCGACCCTCTGGACGAGCTCCTCGAGCTGGTTGGACGAGATGGGCGTCCAGTTAGGCTCCGGACCTTCGTCCGTAACAGTCCTCAAGGTCCTGGCAACGAGATCCGTGGTGAGATGCAAGGCGGATGGCGATCTCATCGTCGCTGAATATGGTCTTGGCATCGGGAAACCCATCAGGAAAGGTTCGCCGCGGCAGTGCATCACCCCGGCAACGCTTCGAGCGACTGTTGTCTAATCAGGCGACCGTGGCGTCGAGCACCGCGCGGAACGTGATCTCGACGATCTGTTCGGGGAAGGCGAGCGCACTCACTCCGATCAGGTTGCTTGCGACGGACGGAGTGTCCGTGCCGTACATCTCCTTGCGGACCTTTGATCCGGCTGCGAATGCACTCGCGACGTCGAGGACAAAAAGCGTCTCTTCGACAACGTCGTCGAGAGTGGCACCGAACTCAGAAAGAAGCTCTTGGCGTTCACATAGCTCTGACGTATCTGCGCCTCCATTGGCTCGAAGTCGACAGGACGGCCTTGCGCGTCAAGGGTGGCTGGCGCGACCATCTTGCCGTCGCCGTCTTGGCTTAACTGTCCAGAAATGTAGATCGTATCCTTGACCTGGACAGCCTGCGCGTAGCCGAAGGTTTGCTCCCAGGCAACGCCAAGGTTTGCGATTGTCTTTGTCGTCGTCATTACGTTTCCTATCGATATGCAGCGCGCTCGCGCGTGTGGACCAGCAATCCGAAGACGGCGGATGCGAGGGAGCCCGCACCCGCCGTCAATGCCGATCAGGCCCGGATGAAAGCCAACAGATCAGCGTTGAGAACGTCGGCGTTGACAGTCAGCATTCCGTGAGAGAAGCCCGGGTAGGTCTTCAGCGTGCCGTTTTTCAGGAGCTTGACGGATTTGTGGGCGGAATCTGCGATCGGGACGATCTGGTCGTCTTCGCCGTGCAGAACCAACGTCGGAACGCTGATATTCTTCAGGTCTTCGGTCTGGTCGGTTTCCGAGAATGCCTTGATGCCGTCGTAATGCGCTTTTGCGCCGCCCATCATTCCCTGACGCCACCAGTTCTGGATCACGCCTTCATGCACAGTCGCGCCATCGCGGTTGAAACCGTAGAATGGACCAGCCGGCACATCGCGGAAGAACTGCGCACGGTTTGCCGCAAGCGCCGAGCGAAAGCCGTCGAACACCTCCATCGGCAAGCCTTCGGGATTGGCCTCGGTCTTGACCATGATCGGCGGGACAGCAGAAACGAGAACTGCTTTGGCAACACGACCAGAAGGTTCGCCATGCTTTGCGACGTAGCGGGCAACCTCACCGCCGCCGGTGGAGTGACCGATATGGACGGCATTTTTCAGGTCCAGCGCCTCGACGACTGCGAAGGCGTCGGACGCATAATGATCCATGTCGTGGCCGTCCGACACCTGGGCCGAGCGGCCATGGCCGCGGCGGTCATGGGCGACGACGCGAAAGCCCTTCGAGAGGAAGAACAGCATCTGCGCGTCCCAGTCGTCGGATGAAAGCGGCCAGCCATGGTGGAACATGATCGGCTGGGCATCCTTCGCTCCCCAGTCCTTGTAGAAGATTTCGACGCCGTCTTTGGTGGTTATAGTGCTCATGAACTCGTGTCCTTTGCTGGAGACTGTGGTGGGATCGATGGTGGCTGCAAGGCCGGAAGCGCGTGACATGGTTGCGAGCGTGACTGCGGCGCCTGCGCTCATCAACACGTTCCGGCGTGTGATCGATGTAAAAGCTTTCGTCATCGTGCGTCCTGCGATTTTTTTTTGAAACTCTCAGGCGAAGACGTCTTCGTCTGACAGGTGCGATATTGCCGCCAGAACCGCGGATCAACAATTGATTGAATAGTGTTGAGTTTGTTGCGTCTGGCGAAACAATCCGCAGCCTCGGCCAGATCATGCGTGGAAGACCCGACTTCAGGAACGTCACCGCTGACCCATGAATCTGCGATGCACCGGCCGGACGCGAGCGCGCACCGTCGTAACGACACAGGCAGCTGGGCTTGGCTTCGTTGCTCACGCGAGGCAGGTTGTGAAAGCGCTGCGTCCCTCAAGGCCCTGCCAGCCACAAAAGGCATGTCGACGATGCAAAGCGCCAAGCGATCAACGTTTGCCGTTATCGTAGTCGTGCTGCGCTTGCTCCAGCTCGGGACCGTAGGTCATGGACCATGTGTAAAGGGCTTCGAACGGTTGCTGAAGCGAACGGCCAAGCGAAGTGATGGTATACTCCACCCCGACCGGTGTCGTCGTGGTCAGCACTTCACGACGGATCAGACCGTTGCGCTCCAGGCGCTTCAACGCCTCGGCGAGCGCCTTGTGCGTGATCCCGTCCAGACGCCGCATGATCTCGTTGAACCGCGACGGCCTTGAGCAAAGAACCGTCAGGATCAGCACCGACCATTTGTTGGCGATCTGCTCCAGCACCGGGCGCGCCTTTTCTACGTTCAATAGTGCCTCGGCTGCGGCAGCTTTGTGTCTTTCAGCAGAACAAGGCTTAACCGGAAAACCTACGTCGGTCCTTCGCATCGATATACTCCATGATATCTGCTTTACATATAGTACGTAATTGACCGTAGGTATAGAGTTTATATCTTCTGCCCATCACTATTGATGGAGTTGATGTGATGAGATTAGCAAACAAGATTTCCCTCGTAATCGGCGGCGTTGGCGGTATCGGCGGGGCCATATCGCATCGCTTTGCCAGCGAGGGCGCAACGGTTTACGCAACGAGCCGCAAGGGCGCAGAGACACAGAGGCAGCCGGGTGGCACTGGCACCATCCGCACCATAAAGGCCGATGCCGGAAACAATGCAGATCTCCAGCGCGTCTTCGAGCAGATCCGATCGGAGCAGGGCCATATCGACGTGCTTGTCGTCAACGCCGGGCTTTCTGAACACGCGCCTCTCGGAGCAATTTCCGAGGATCACTACGATCGAACGTTCGGCCTGAATGTCCGGTCTCTGCTGTTTGCGGCGCAAGGTGCCATTACCTTGATGCAGCCCGGGGCAACGATCGTGCTGATTGGCTCGATTGCCGGCGATATCGGCACCAAGGGCTATGGGGTCTATGGCGCCACGAAAGCTGCAGTCCGTTCGCTCACACGCACATGGGCCAACGAACTCGCTCCCAAGGGGATACGTGTCAACGTCGTAAGTCCTGGCCCAACCGATACCGCGATGATGGCTGCAGCCTCGCAGGAAATTCGAGACGCACTGTCCAGGATGATACCGCTTGGGCGGATGGGCAAACCTGAGGAGGTGGCGGCCGCGGCCCTGTTTCTGGCCAGCGACGAAAGCAGCTTTACGACAGGCGCGGAAATAGCCGTAGACGGAGGCATGGCACAGGTCTGATGCCCATCCCTGTTATCCGCCGGAGACAAACTCGGCGCTAAAAAGCGCGCGAGCCATCAAAGGACCTCTTCCAGTGATGATGGGTGCATCATCACTGGAAGCAAGGCCCAGGTGAGGCGCTGTCTGCAGTGGCTTTTTCCTGCGGGACAAGCCCAAACACAGACAGGCCTTGGGTTCGACCGCCCGCCTGCTGCTTGACTCCTGCAAGCAGGAAGGCACTATCGAGTGCGTGCGTCAGTATCTGGTACAGGCATGACCGGCATCAGTCGATTGGTTCAAACAAGTCTTGTTGTCACACTCCTTCTTCCGGCTGCCACGGGAAGGGCATTTGCTGGAGATAAAGCAGCCGTTGTATCACCGGACAGCTGGGTCGTGACGCTCGGCGCCAGCATCGAATATGGCCCAAAATTTCCCGGATCGAGGCATGACGGTTTCAGCGCCATCCCGTCGTTCGATATCAGGCGCTTTGACGAACCCGATGAGCCGGGTGCTCCCGACGACAGCATCGACTATGGCCTTATTGGTCTTGGCGGCTTCGAAGCTGGGCCAGTGCTCGGTTTTCGCGATTCCCGGTCCCGTTCCGACGACCAGAGGCTCGCCGGTCTTCATGCGGTTCATTGGGACGTGGACGCCGGCGTCTTTGCGCAATATTGGGCAATACCAGACGAGCTGCGTATCCGCACCGAAATCCGCCAGGCGCTGTCGAATGGCAGCGGTCTGGTCGCCGATCTCGGCATCGACTGGTTCCAGTCGTTTGGCGACAAGTGGCTGCTTTCGATCGGACCGCGCGCATCATTCGCCGACGGCGCCTACATGCGCAAATACTTCTCTATTTCGTCAAGCGAAGCAGCCCAGAACGGGGTTTTGCCCGCTTTCGATGCCACCGGCGGCCTGAAATCGGTCGGACTTACCGTTTCGGCGTCTTATGACGTGACGCCGACCCTGTCGCTGCAGCTCTATGACCGGCTCGACAGACTGACGGGCGACGGCGCCGACAGCCCGATCACCTCGAAGCTCGGCGACGCGAACCAGAACATCATCGGCATTTCATTGAACAAGGCCTTCAGCGTCGGCTTCTGACCCGACACCTTCGATTTTCAATGCGATGGCACGGCCGTTGCGATGCACCAGATGCCGATCAGGATCAGACCGCTGCCTGCGAGCTGGAGCACGCTCACCGGCTCGCCGAACGCAAGCCAGGCGACGGCCATCACGAAGACATAGCTGATGGCCGAAAGCGGGAAGGCCTTGCTGATATCGAGCTGTGACAGAACTGTCATCCAGATAGCAAAACAGGCGATCTCAGCAGCGATCGCCGCGAAAAACCAGGGAGACGACAGGATCTGAAACAGCCACTCGCCGTGGGTACGAGCCGCCTCTTCGGCGCTGCGTTTCAACAGCAGCTGCTGGGCTGTGTTCAATAGCGGCACTGCCAACCATATCGGCCGGATCGCATTCACGTCATCACCTCGGCACCGTCATCGCCACTGAAGAAGGGCGATACGGTCTTCAAAACAAGCT harbors:
- a CDS encoding EamA family transporter is translated as MPLLNTAQQLLLKRSAEEAARTHGEWLFQILSSPWFFAAIAAEIACFAIWMTVLSQLDISKAFPLSAISYVFVMAVAWLAFGEPVSVLQLAGSGLILIGIWCIATAVPSH
- a CDS encoding LysR family transcriptional regulator, giving the protein MNDYKALRTFLLAAEKRNFAQVARELDMTPAAVTRAIAALEAELGVQLFVRTTRQVSLTTDGAIFAAQIQPAVKTLEDARREVMNAHKAEEGRLRISAPTWFGKVVLPTILSGFKERYPKISFEISLSDGLINIVDDDYDLAIRISSQPSDKFTIWRKIRVVPRILVAAPGSRFVTMSHPNELTPDDCLAYSGESRRENWVLSDGGSSIAISAGRAFSANSGEVLAEMAADGAGVALLPGFNIAEHIRSGRLVHVFKGWAPPDLWLTLYYPPYQALPPRIASFSKFFEEQVAAHMVMLD
- a CDS encoding gamma-glutamylcyclotransferase; its protein translation is MPRPYSATMRSPSALHLTTDLVARTLRTVTDEGPEPNWTPISSNQLEELVQRVDEEARDQEIWVFAYGSLMWNPGFDVAGFERAVAFGWHRAFALRIERLRATSDAPGLMLALQPGGSCTGLILKLACASKKEDLRRLLAREIRYVEVCDMVRWVRVRTPAGPRRALTFWASPTRSALTQKVPLEQAAALIAQACGPAGSCAEYLHRTVVDLAERQIFDRNLWQLQELVATKLQALPLPVNPA
- a CDS encoding helix-turn-helix domain-containing protein, whose translation is MRRTDVGFPVKPCSAERHKAAAAEALLNVEKARPVLEQIANKWSVLILTVLCSRPSRFNEIMRRLDGITHKALAEALKRLERNGLIRREVLTTTTPVGVEYTITSLGRSLQQPFEALYTWSMTYGPELEQAQHDYDNGKR
- a CDS encoding alpha/beta hydrolase, with protein sequence MSTITTKDGVEIFYKDWGAKDAQPIMFHHGWPLSSDDWDAQMLFFLSKGFRVVAHDRRGHGRSAQVSDGHDMDHYASDAFAVVEALDLKNAVHIGHSTGGGEVARYVAKHGEPSGRVAKAVLVSAVPPIMVKTEANPEGLPMEVFDGFRSALAANRAQFFRDVPAGPFYGFNRDGATVHEGVIQNWWRQGMMGGAKAHYDGIKAFSETDQTEDLKNISVPTLVLHGEDDQIVPIADSAHKSVKLLKNGTLKTYPGFSHGMLTVNADVLNADLLAFIRA
- a CDS encoding MipA/OmpV family protein codes for the protein MTLGASIEYGPKFPGSRHDGFSAIPSFDIRRFDEPDEPGAPDDSIDYGLIGLGGFEAGPVLGFRDSRSRSDDQRLAGLHAVHWDVDAGVFAQYWAIPDELRIRTEIRQALSNGSGLVADLGIDWFQSFGDKWLLSIGPRASFADGAYMRKYFSISSSEAAQNGVLPAFDATGGLKSVGLTVSASYDVTPTLSLQLYDRLDRLTGDGADSPITSKLGDANQNIIGISLNKAFSVGF
- a CDS encoding SDR family oxidoreductase is translated as MMRLANKISLVIGGVGGIGGAISHRFASEGATVYATSRKGAETQRQPGGTGTIRTIKADAGNNADLQRVFEQIRSEQGHIDVLVVNAGLSEHAPLGAISEDHYDRTFGLNVRSLLFAAQGAITLMQPGATIVLIGSIAGDIGTKGYGVYGATKAAVRSLTRTWANELAPKGIRVNVVSPGPTDTAMMAAASQEIRDALSRMIPLGRMGKPEEVAAAALFLASDESSFTTGAEIAVDGGMAQV
- a CDS encoding VOC family protein; this encodes MIKDIKGLHHVTSMASDARQNNHFFTNTLGLRRVKQTVNFDDPSVYHLYYGDETGSAGTVMTYFPFQNMMLGRPGVGEVGETQFSVPKGSLKFWRDRLASQGVDGLEADTIFGARRLRFMGPDGDSLALIEAADDRRSSPWLGRGIPDDAAIRGFAGARFRLHDTAATEELLGFMGYQRAEKEGDVTRFIIPGGNGADTIDLQLLPTTPFARQGAGSVHHIAFAVDNREQQLEVRKALMDTGYQVTPVIDRDYFWAIYFRTPGGVLFEIATNEPGFNRDEDTAHLGEVLKLPSRYEAMRAEIESNLVPLAA